The Coleofasciculus chthonoplastes PCC 7420 DNA window GGCAGATTTACGCTGCTTTGAGTTAGCCGATTCTCAAGCGGTGCTGTTAAAGCGAGTGGCTAAACCTGAATAGTCTCAGGTTTTGGACATATTTATCGTAGGGACACGATATATTGTGTCCCTACTCTATTTTGTTGCAAATTGTAAAATGACCATGATACACTCTATGGAAATCATAAATTTCCTTGTGGGTATTCATCAACAATCCCTATTCCCTGGCGCGTAGCGCTATATAAGTTATTCCTTTGGGTAACCGTAATTTGTTAATCGAGAACACTATTTCATGCAAATAACCAATCAAATTCACGTTCGTAACCTCAAAGGAGATATTTTTGGCGGGTTGACGGCGGCTGTTGTTGCCTTACCCATGGCATTAGCCTTCGGAATCGCTTCGGGCGCTGGTGCGGCGGCGGGGTTGTGGGGGGCAATATTAGTTGGATTTTTTGCCGCTTTATTTGGGGGTACACCGAGCCTTATCTCTGAACCAACCGGTCCAATGACGGTTATTTTAACCGCTGTAATTGCTGGACTTCAAGCGAATAATCCGGACAATTATCTCGCCCTGGCATTTACTGTGGTGATGATGGCAGGAGTCTTTCAAATTATCTTTGGGGTATTACGATTGGGGCGATATATTACGATGTTGCCCTATAACGTTATTTCCGGATTTATGACCGGAATTGGCGTGATTCTAATTTTTCTGCAACTGGCTCCTTTTTTGGGACAAGAAACCCCACCAGGGGGTGTCTTGGGTGTAATCCAAAATCTGCCTACTTTAATCACAAATATCGATCCTTGGGAAACAATTTTAGGAGCCATCACCTTAGCGATTCTGTTCTTTTACCCGTCCCAATTTAAAAAAGTGATGCCGCCTCAATTGGTGGCTTTAGTGATTGGGACAGCCATTTCGCTGATTTTCTTTAGTGGTGTTGAGATTCGCACAATTGGCACGATTGGAGAAATTACACCGGGTTTGCCTGAGCTACAAATGCCTGCTTTTACACCCGGAAATGCGCGGTTAATGTTCGTTAATGCAATTGTGTTGGCGACAGTAGGTTCTATCGATTGCCTATTAACCTGTCTCGTGTCCGAAAGTCTAACTCGACAAGACTGCAAGTCCAACAAAGAGTTAGTTGGTCAAGGTGTTGCTAATTTAATTACGGGTCTATGTGGTGGGATCGCCGGGTCTGGAGCAACAACAGCGACGGTGGTGAATATCCAAGCGGGTGGACGCACGGCGTTATCGGGTATTTGCCGTGCTTTAGTGCTTTTCATCGTGGTGTTGTGGGCGGCTCCTTTAACCTCTGTTATTCCCCTCGCTGTCTTAGCTGGAATTGTTTTAAAAGTTGGGATGAATATCATTGATTGGGGCTTTCTCAAGCGGGTTCACAAAATCTCTTGGAAAGCAGCAGGGATTGTCTATGGTGTGGTACTGCTAACGGTGTTTGTGGATTTAATGATCGCTGTAGCCGTTGGGGTATTTATCGCGAATATATTAACCATCGAAAACCTATCAAAACTACAATCAAATGCAGTTAAAGCGATTACTGATGCGGATGATCAGATTGTTCTCACTGATGAGGAAAAGCACATTTTAGATGTGGCGAATGGGCGAGTTTTACTGTTCCATCTAAGTGGACCGATGATTTTTGGTGTCGCCAAAGCTATTTCCAGAGAACACAACGCCATTGTCAATTATGATGTTTTGATCGTCGATTTAGGTGAAGTTCCTATCCTGGGCGTAACGTCTTCCTTGGCGATCGAAAATGCGATTCAAGAGGCGATCGATGAAGGACGAGAGGTGATTGTTGTTGGCGCAACTGGGAAGATAAAGAGTCGGTTAGAAAAGTTAGGCATTGCTGGTTTAATTCCCGGACATCACTGGATGGGCGATCGCTTGACAGCACTGCAAGAAGGTTTAGCGATCGTTCGTGAAAAACAAGGCTTCAGCTATGAGGAAAAGGGAGACCAGTTCACCAGTTCTCAGGCTTAAGAGTTTGTAGTTTTTTTGCGCTTTAGCGCTTTTAGATTAAGCTGTCATGCATTTAAATTGGGTATTAGTAGCGAGCAAGATGCAAAGCCTGCGGCATGGCTTCGCTTAACGCACTACAAGGATTGCGCCCTTATTGACATTACGGTTTAAATGCCGAACAGCTTAGACTGGTCAATAAACATGGAGTCACCCATCATCTTGCTACAAAACCCGCCCGACTCCACCCTTTCACCCCGACATTTTTAAGGTGCGATCGCGGTTAACAATCAAATGAGTTTTGTGATCAGGTTTCAGGTGAATCGGAACATCTGATATCGGGACAGAAAATCCAATGTAGGGGCGGGTTTAGGGACAAAATTAATGGAGTCACCCATCATCTTTCTACAAAACCCGCCCGACTCCACCTTTCACCCCGACATTTTAAAGGTGCGATCGCGGTTAACAATCAAATGAGTTTTGTTATCGGGTTTCAGGTTAATCGGAAAAT harbors:
- the bicA gene encoding bicarbonate transporter BicA, with the protein product MQITNQIHVRNLKGDIFGGLTAAVVALPMALAFGIASGAGAAAGLWGAILVGFFAALFGGTPSLISEPTGPMTVILTAVIAGLQANNPDNYLALAFTVVMMAGVFQIIFGVLRLGRYITMLPYNVISGFMTGIGVILIFLQLAPFLGQETPPGGVLGVIQNLPTLITNIDPWETILGAITLAILFFYPSQFKKVMPPQLVALVIGTAISLIFFSGVEIRTIGTIGEITPGLPELQMPAFTPGNARLMFVNAIVLATVGSIDCLLTCLVSESLTRQDCKSNKELVGQGVANLITGLCGGIAGSGATTATVVNIQAGGRTALSGICRALVLFIVVLWAAPLTSVIPLAVLAGIVLKVGMNIIDWGFLKRVHKISWKAAGIVYGVVLLTVFVDLMIAVAVGVFIANILTIENLSKLQSNAVKAITDADDQIVLTDEEKHILDVANGRVLLFHLSGPMIFGVAKAISREHNAIVNYDVLIVDLGEVPILGVTSSLAIENAIQEAIDEGREVIVVGATGKIKSRLEKLGIAGLIPGHHWMGDRLTALQEGLAIVREKQGFSYEEKGDQFTSSQA